In Leptospira licerasiae serovar Varillal str. VAR 010, the sequence CATTTCCATGAGCCTAGAAAAAATCCGTCCTTCTGCTTTGTCTTTCCAATCCGTGGGGGGAATATTAGAAGTAAGAATGGTTAATTTTTCTTCTTCGTATCTGGTATCTATTAAGTCGTACAATTGAGAGTTTGCCCAATCAGATTCTTTGTTGGCCCCGAAATCGTCTAAGACCAAAACTTCCACATCAGTGAATTGTTTTTTGATCGTCTGTTCCATTCCATGGAGTTCACTTTCTTTTTGATAACTATCACGAATGGTAGAAAGAAAGTCCCGATTGATCTTTGCGTATTTACACTCGGTTCCGTAATTAAAAATAAGTTCGTTTAAGATTGCGCATGCAAGTAAGGTTTTACCGGAACCTGTTCCTCCCCAGAGATACAGACCTTCTAATTTTTTATCTCCCTTGCTCCAATCTTTGATCAAATCGTGAGCCCAGTTGTGAGCGATTAAAAATCCGTCTTTACCGGGAGCATCTACGTTCAATTCCATTCGATCCAGAGTTCGGTATCTGTATCTAGAAGGGATACCCGCCTTTTTTACCAAATATTCGATCCTACCAAGTTCAATTCTAGCGTTATGACATACGCAAGGTAACATTCTATTTTGGCTTTCATCGTAGACCATGTATGGAGCTTTGCCGCCGCAAGGACAAGATTCTCCCACGCAGGAACAAAGTACCAGAACTCCGGAGCTGGAATTCTTTACATTCTCTTCCAAAAGAAATCCGACGCCTGTGCAGAACTTGCAGCTGGGAGAACCTTCTCGGATCGGGGTTAAATTCTTTAAATTCATGGTCTAGATCCAGACTGGAAAAAAGGAAAGTAATAGAAAGAAAGAAATCTAAGAACCAATCATTTCCTAAGAATTCCTAAAAATCTGCTGACAAGTTCAGCTTTAAGGAAGATCCTGGAGGAGTCTCTGAACGGATTCAGGGAACAAAATTAGCGAAAAATGATAGAATTTCGCTAATGGATATTGTAAAAAGATACTCGTTTATGTCCCTTGAATAGGAAAAATGGGAAATTTTTTTTAATCCAGGTTTATATCTAAAGGTCCTTGACCGATAGTTAAACAGAAGAAAAGGACTTTGCCGTCCTTTTTCTAAATCCTATCTTTGAAAGAGAAGGCACAGGTGTGAGCACTATGAAGGTGATGAAGACTATATTCGTTCTTCTGGCCGTGGTCGGACTCAACCTCTCCTTGTTCGCACAGAACCAAGGGGGGCAGGATACGACAGATGCCAAGGCGGCAGCTGATAAGATCGACGAACTGCTGAAAGGTGAGCTCGTTCCGGAAGACGACGACAAGAATCTAACGGAAGAAGCTAAGAAACGTAAAAAAGAAATCCAGGAGCAGGAAGCGATCTGGAAGAACCCTGACTTCAAAGGTTACGACAAGAACTTCCAAGAACTCCATCAGCTTTCTAAGGCTTTCGCGAACAACAAGTTCCGCCTGGCCCTGACTAGCTATCAATCCGGAGTGAATACCGTCCTCAAGATGAGGGAAGCTGTTGAGCAGTACCGTAAAGAGGAAGCGGAGAAGAAACGTCTAGACGAGAAATGGTATTGGCAAAAGGTCGACCGCAAAGCTCGCGAGGATCGTGTCGTTTCCCGCCAAAAGTTGGAAGCTAAACAACAAGCATTGAATTATTTCACCAAGGCAATCAATCATTTGGATGAGATCAAGAACCCGGATTTACGTGAACGTGCCGAGTTCAAGAGACTACTTTCCGATGTATATAGATCTTGGATTGTTACTGAATACGATCTACAAAACTTACCTCAGTGTATTCCTATACTGGAACTCTACATCGAGGTTAATGAAAACGAGAAAGAATACCCAGCTCACAAGTATCTTGCAAGCTGCTACGCTTTCGAGGAAAACATGATCAAGAAATACGGTGGAGCAAGCGAAGACCAGATGTTCAAATTCCGTCACAAGAAAAACATCCACCTTCTCCGCGCTACCGAGCTGAAATATGGAAAGGATTCTCCGGAATACAAACACATCGTTGCTTTGATTAACAAAGACGAAGTGATTTCGGTTCGCCCATAATCCTCTCTTTTCATTTCAATGTAGGAAAAAACCCCGGCTTTAAAACCGGGGTTTTTTTATTTCTAAATGAATGGTGAGACCTTATTGGAAGATCAGTTTTGCTAATCCAATATAAATAGGAAGGACGGAAGTAATGATAACAGCAACCATCCATCTTGTTTGAGAAGCAATTGTCTCGTGAATACTTGCGATTTCTTTGTAAACTTCTTT encodes:
- the fcpA gene encoding flagellar coiling protein FcpA: MKVMKTIFVLLAVVGLNLSLFAQNQGGQDTTDAKAAADKIDELLKGELVPEDDDKNLTEEAKKRKKEIQEQEAIWKNPDFKGYDKNFQELHQLSKAFANNKFRLALTSYQSGVNTVLKMREAVEQYRKEEAEKKRLDEKWYWQKVDRKAREDRVVSRQKLEAKQQALNYFTKAINHLDEIKNPDLRERAEFKRLLSDVYRSWIVTEYDLQNLPQCIPILELYIEVNENEKEYPAHKYLASCYAFEENMIKKYGGASEDQMFKFRHKKNIHLLRATELKYGKDSPEYKHIVALINKDEVISVRP
- the zapE gene encoding AFG1/ZapE family ATPase codes for the protein MNLKNLTPIREGSPSCKFCTGVGFLLEENVKNSSSGVLVLCSCVGESCPCGGKAPYMVYDESQNRMLPCVCHNARIELGRIEYLVKKAGIPSRYRYRTLDRMELNVDAPGKDGFLIAHNWAHDLIKDWSKGDKKLEGLYLWGGTGSGKTLLACAILNELIFNYGTECKYAKINRDFLSTIRDSYQKESELHGMEQTIKKQFTDVEVLVLDDFGANKESDWANSQLYDLIDTRYEEEKLTILTSNIPPTDWKDKAEGRIFSRLMEMAHPLHLDCPDYRLSHSAFGTQ